One Planktothrix sp. FACHB-1365 genomic window carries:
- the hpsP gene encoding hormogonium polysaccharide biosynthesis glycosyltransferase HpsP gives MKILQIIPSISLVYGGPSQMVRGLSAALAKLGVDVTVLTTNVNGDSGQAPLDVPLDQPVNENGYQVRYFPCSPFRRYKFSLDLLTWLKTHASEYDLAHIHALFSPVSSAAATVARSQKLPYILRPLGTLDPADLNKKKQLKKLYAALLERPNIAGASAIHFTSHEEARISERFGVKTNDLIIPLGVTLPELTKTPEAILSHLKIKPNVPIILFLSRIEPKKGLDILIPALEKVLATGLDFQFILAGSNPQDPEYETKIKQQIQSSPLAEKTIISGFVTGETKTALLTIADLFVLPSYYENFGIAVAEAMAVGTPVIISKGIYIWEDVEAAEAGWVGNGTIDEISSLIETALTNSQERQSRGLNAQNYALTYYSWDAIAQQMIQAYQGLIH, from the coding sequence ATGAAGATTTTACAAATTATTCCTTCAATTTCTTTAGTTTATGGTGGCCCTAGTCAAATGGTACGGGGTCTTTCTGCTGCATTAGCTAAACTGGGAGTTGATGTCACCGTTTTAACTACAAATGTAAACGGAGATAGCGGTCAAGCACCCTTAGATGTTCCCTTAGATCAACCCGTCAATGAAAATGGTTATCAAGTTCGCTATTTTCCCTGTTCTCCCTTTCGTCGGTATAAATTTTCTTTAGATTTATTAACCTGGTTAAAAACACACGCTTCCGAATATGATTTAGCCCATATTCATGCCTTATTTTCTCCCGTTAGTTCAGCAGCCGCAACCGTCGCTCGTTCTCAAAAATTACCTTATATTTTACGACCATTAGGAACCCTTGATCCCGCCGATTTAAACAAGAAAAAACAGTTAAAAAAACTCTATGCAGCGTTGTTAGAACGTCCTAATATTGCGGGAGCGTCTGCCATCCATTTTACCAGTCACGAAGAAGCCAGAATCTCTGAACGCTTTGGAGTCAAAACCAACGATTTAATCATTCCATTAGGAGTAACATTACCCGAATTAACAAAAACACCAGAAGCGATTTTATCCCATTTAAAAATCAAGCCCAATGTTCCGATTATTTTATTTTTATCTCGAATTGAACCCAAGAAAGGACTAGATATATTAATCCCGGCGTTAGAAAAAGTTTTAGCAACTGGATTAGACTTTCAGTTTATTTTAGCAGGTTCTAATCCTCAAGATCCCGAATATGAAACTAAAATTAAACAACAGATCCAGAGTTCTCCCTTAGCTGAAAAAACAATAATTTCTGGGTTTGTAACGGGAGAAACCAAAACCGCCTTATTAACAATAGCCGATTTATTTGTATTACCGTCCTATTATGAAAATTTTGGCATTGCGGTAGCAGAGGCGATGGCCGTTGGAACTCCGGTGATTATTTCTAAAGGAATTTATATTTGGGAAGATGTAGAAGCAGCCGAAGCCGGTTGGGTCGGGAATGGAACCATTGATGAGATTTCAAGTTTAATTGAAACCGCATTAACGAATTCTCAAGAACGCCAAAGCCGAGGATTAAATGCTCAGAATTATGCCTTAACTTATTATAGTTGGGATGCGATCGCACAACAAATGATTCAAGCGTATCAAGGATTAATTCATTAG
- a CDS encoding XisH family protein produces MAKDFFHDVVRHSLEKEGWTITDDPLFLRFGGIEMYIDLGAEQILAAERGTEKIAVEVKSFLAPSTTVEFNTALGQFLKYQLALEQVQPDRVLYLAIPIDTYDSFFTLELPQLLIQRYQVHLIVYEPEDEVIVLWKK; encoded by the coding sequence ATGGCAAAAGACTTTTTCCATGATGTAGTGAGACATTCCCTCGAAAAAGAAGGCTGGACAATTACTGATGATCCACTCTTTCTGCGCTTTGGAGGCATTGAAATGTACATCGATTTGGGTGCAGAACAAATTCTGGCTGCTGAACGAGGAACAGAAAAAATAGCAGTTGAAGTCAAAAGCTTTTTAGCACCTTCTACCACAGTAGAATTTAATACAGCTTTAGGTCAGTTTCTGAAATACCAACTTGCCCTAGAGCAAGTCCAGCCTGATCGCGTTCTATACCTAGCAATTCCGATTGATACCTATGACTCTTTCTTTACATTAGAATTACCGCAATTATTGATCCAACGCTATCAAGTCCATCTGATTGTTTATGAACCCGAAGATGAGGTGATTGTACTATGGAAAAAGTAG
- a CDS encoding XisI protein, protein MEKVEQYRQIIQELLQAYSKIKASNEEVEAETIFDLVNDHYQVVHVGWSNKRRVYGCILHLDIKNEKIWIQHDGTEGGIAKELIERGIPKQDIVLAFHSPFKRQFTDFAVG, encoded by the coding sequence ATGGAAAAAGTAGAACAATATCGACAAATCATTCAGGAATTATTGCAAGCTTATAGTAAAATTAAAGCTAGTAATGAAGAGGTTGAGGCAGAAACAATTTTTGACTTAGTGAACGATCACTATCAAGTTGTTCATGTTGGCTGGTCAAACAAACGGCGTGTTTATGGCTGCATTTTACATCTTGATATTAAGAACGAAAAAATCTGGATTCAACATGATGGCACAGAAGGCGGAATTGCTAAAGAATTGATAGAACGTGGTATTCCTAAACAGGATATTGTACTCGCCTTCCATTCTCCTTTTAAGCGCCAATTTACCGATTTTGCTGTGGGATAG
- a CDS encoding DUF6884 domain-containing protein, giving the protein MQYEYSAIQYPLIQESVFAKNKQESLSKRRLLILSCSQAKRSHNDPLPAIERYDGPSFRLLRRFLRQQPDTLLDIYVLSAKFGLISGNLLIPNYDQKMSKALASELNLSVVTKLEAIISQGVYEKLLICVTKMYLNALNGYPSIIPDSVDLTVATGTLGRKLSTLHQWLYGKNRDCLELISPSKEADKVLFKGIEFNFTDINFYEVVRQALAQGKGQPYNYKIF; this is encoded by the coding sequence ATGCAATACGAATACTCAGCTATTCAATATCCTTTGATTCAGGAATCAGTGTTTGCTAAGAATAAGCAAGAATCTTTGTCCAAAAGACGCTTATTAATTTTATCTTGTTCTCAAGCCAAGCGATCGCACAATGACCCCTTACCTGCTATTGAGCGCTATGATGGGCCATCTTTTCGGCTGTTACGGCGTTTCTTAAGACAACAACCTGATACACTTCTGGATATCTATGTATTGTCTGCAAAGTTTGGATTGATTTCTGGTAATTTGCTAATTCCTAACTACGATCAAAAGATGAGCAAAGCCTTGGCTTCTGAGTTGAATTTATCTGTTGTTACAAAATTAGAAGCTATTATAAGCCAGGGAGTGTACGAGAAATTACTGATTTGTGTTACCAAAATGTATTTGAACGCACTTAATGGATATCCTAGTATAATACCGGATTCTGTTGATCTAACAGTTGCGACGGGGACATTAGGCAGAAAATTATCAACATTACATCAGTGGTTATACGGAAAAAATCGAGATTGTTTGGAATTAATAAGTCCTAGCAAAGAGGCTGATAAAGTATTATTTAAAGGGATTGAGTTTAACTTCACAGATATAAATTTTTATGAAGTTGTCCGTCAAGCATTGGCACAAGGCAAAGGTCAACCATATAATTATAAAATATTTTAA
- a CDS encoding Gfo/Idh/MocA family protein, translating to MPVGYSTAITGRNHPDPIRVGVIGVGNMGQHHTRVLSMLKDVELVGVADVNVERGLDTASKYRVRFFEDYRDLLALVDAVCIAVPTRLHYPVGMACLQAGVHVLIEKPIAASISEAELLVNAAADYQRILQVGHIERFNPAFQEFSKVLKTEEVLALEARRMSPYSNRANDVSVVLDLMIHDIDLMLDLVNASVVKLTASGSRASDSGYLDYVTATLGFANGVVATLISSKVTHRKLRSIVAHCKNSLTEADFLNNEILIHRQTTANYITDYGQVLYRQDGLIEKVYTSNIEPLHAELEHFVSCVRGGNQPSVGGEQALKALRLASLIEQMALDGKAWNLAETESVISHQLSVIS from the coding sequence ATGCCCGTCGGATATTCGACTGCTATAACTGGGAGAAATCATCCTGACCCTATCCGAGTTGGTGTGATTGGGGTCGGTAATATGGGCCAGCATCATACCCGTGTCTTGAGTATGCTCAAAGACGTGGAACTCGTTGGAGTTGCTGATGTTAATGTTGAACGAGGGCTTGATACTGCAAGCAAGTACCGCGTTCGATTTTTTGAAGATTATCGAGATCTTTTGGCTTTGGTGGATGCCGTGTGTATTGCGGTTCCCACTCGTTTACACTATCCTGTGGGCATGGCTTGTTTACAAGCAGGGGTTCATGTTTTGATTGAAAAACCCATTGCTGCGAGTATTAGCGAAGCGGAATTATTAGTGAATGCGGCGGCTGATTATCAACGGATTTTACAAGTGGGTCATATTGAACGGTTTAATCCGGCTTTTCAAGAATTCAGTAAAGTCTTAAAAACGGAAGAAGTTTTAGCCTTAGAAGCGCGTCGCATGAGTCCCTATTCTAACCGAGCCAATGATGTTTCGGTGGTGTTAGACTTAATGATTCATGATATTGATTTAATGTTGGATTTGGTGAACGCTTCCGTTGTTAAATTAACCGCCAGTGGCAGCCGCGCTTCCGACTCTGGCTATTTAGATTATGTCACGGCTACCCTGGGTTTTGCCAATGGCGTTGTCGCCACTTTAATTAGTAGTAAAGTTACCCATCGCAAATTGCGTTCTATTGTTGCCCATTGTAAAAATTCTTTAACAGAAGCTGATTTTCTCAATAATGAAATTTTAATTCATCGGCAAACAACTGCGAATTATATCACGGATTATGGTCAAGTTCTCTATCGTCAAGATGGATTAATTGAAAAAGTTTATACCAGTAATATTGAACCCCTACACGCAGAATTAGAACATTTTGTGAGTTGTGTTCGGGGTGGAAATCAACCTTCCGTTGGTGGCGAACAAGCTTTAAAAGCGTTACGTTTAGCCAGTTTAATTGAACAAATGGCTTTAGATGGTAAAGCTTGGAATTTAGCAGAAACCGAATCAGTTATCAGTCATCAGTTATCAGTCATCAGTTAA
- a CDS encoding SGNH/GDSL hydrolase family protein, producing MKIALVLLSVLFGILILVEISLRIGFGFGSPVLYLGDTEIGYLLAPNQQTRRYGNRIEINQYSMRSAPITPLPSPETRRVLLLGDSLVNGGWWTDQSQTLSALIRQQLQARMGNRDNWEVLNIAANSWGPPNQLAYLQRFGTFGSEVIVLLLNTDDLFTQPPNSGVVGRDRNYPHTKPYLALIEVFNRYLKRSEPIPPAQQPQPFDPVAYNLEKIQKIQAIATENHANFILAMTPLLREVEEPGSRDYEIKARQRFTQLTQDQNWIYIDFLPLFKETAQPPSLYRDHIHLSPSGNQLVSEIISYQLTVNSSQ from the coding sequence GTGAAAATTGCCCTAGTTCTGTTGAGCGTTCTGTTTGGGATTTTAATTTTAGTTGAGATCAGTCTACGGATTGGTTTTGGGTTCGGTTCTCCGGTGCTTTACTTGGGAGATACGGAAATCGGTTATTTATTAGCCCCGAATCAACAAACCCGCCGTTATGGCAACCGCATTGAAATTAATCAGTATTCGATGCGAAGTGCCCCGATTACTCCCCTCCCTTCCCCGGAAACCCGGCGAGTTCTACTCTTGGGAGACTCCTTGGTCAATGGGGGATGGTGGACAGACCAATCTCAAACCCTGTCGGCGTTGATTCGCCAACAACTGCAAGCCCGGATGGGAAACCGGGACAATTGGGAAGTTTTGAATATTGCTGCCAATTCCTGGGGGCCACCCAATCAACTCGCCTATTTGCAACGGTTTGGAACCTTTGGGTCAGAGGTGATTGTGTTGTTGCTCAATACCGATGATTTATTTACTCAGCCCCCAAATTCTGGGGTTGTAGGACGCGATCGCAACTATCCCCATACAAAACCTTATTTAGCTTTAATCGAAGTGTTTAACCGCTATTTAAAACGGTCTGAACCTATTCCTCCAGCCCAACAACCTCAACCTTTTGATCCAGTCGCCTATAATTTAGAGAAAATCCAAAAAATTCAAGCGATCGCTACTGAAAATCACGCTAATTTTATATTAGCTATGACACCGTTATTACGAGAAGTTGAAGAACCCGGATCACGGGATTATGAAATTAAAGCGCGTCAACGATTCACCCAATTAACCCAAGATCAAAATTGGATTTATATTGATTTTTTGCCTTTATTTAAAGAAACTGCACAACCCCCAAGTTTGTATCGAGATCATATCCACCTCAGTCCTTCAGGCAATCAATTAGTCAGTGAAATTATCAGTTATCAGTTAACAGTTAACAGTTCTCAGTGA
- the btpA gene encoding photosystem I biogenesis protein BtpA translates to MDLDQIFKTPNPIIGVVHLLPLPTSPRWGGNLKTVIDRAEQEATALASGGVNGIIVENFFDAPFAKDQVDPAVVSAMTLIVQRIMNLVTLPIGINVLRNDAQSSLAIAACAGAQFIRVNVLNGVMATDQGIIEGHAHKLLRYRRELGCDVKILADVLVKHGRPLGSPNLTTAVQETIERALADGVILSGWSTGSPPSLEDLELASAAAMGTPVFIGSGASWENVGTLMQAADGVIVSSSLKRHGRIHQPIDPSRVSQFVETTRRSLEAHASSSPWTKDSPTPVISNP, encoded by the coding sequence GTGGACTTAGATCAAATCTTTAAAACTCCAAATCCTATCATCGGTGTTGTACACCTGTTGCCTTTACCGACCTCTCCCCGTTGGGGAGGGAATCTCAAAACGGTCATTGACCGGGCTGAACAGGAGGCAACGGCTCTCGCTTCAGGCGGGGTCAATGGCATTATCGTTGAGAATTTTTTTGATGCCCCCTTTGCCAAAGATCAAGTTGACCCGGCCGTTGTCAGTGCCATGACCTTAATTGTGCAGCGAATTATGAACTTAGTAACGCTGCCCATTGGGATTAACGTCCTGCGGAATGATGCTCAAAGCTCCTTAGCGATTGCAGCCTGTGCAGGTGCTCAGTTTATCCGCGTGAATGTATTGAACGGGGTCATGGCGACAGATCAAGGCATTATTGAAGGTCACGCCCATAAACTTTTACGCTATCGGCGAGAATTAGGCTGCGATGTCAAAATCTTAGCGGATGTTTTAGTTAAACATGGTCGCCCTTTAGGATCTCCTAACTTAACTACGGCTGTCCAAGAAACCATTGAACGGGCCTTGGCCGATGGGGTGATTCTATCCGGTTGGTCTACCGGGAGTCCCCCCAGTTTAGAAGACTTAGAACTCGCTAGTGCTGCTGCGATGGGAACCCCTGTTTTTATTGGCAGTGGTGCAAGTTGGGAAAATGTGGGAACCCTAATGCAAGCAGCCGATGGCGTGATTGTGTCCAGTTCTCTGAAACGCCATGGACGCATTCATCAACCCATTGATCCCAGTCGAGTCAGTCAGTTTGTGGAAACCACTCGGCGCAGTTTAGAAGCCCATGCTTCATCTTCCCCTTGGACGAAAGACAGCCCAACACCCGTCATCAGTAATCCGTAA
- a CDS encoding vitamin K epoxide reductase family protein — MRGRSTPWIHLWSRRMIAVIAIVGVIENIYLTAIKLMGGTAVCPTSGCDEALNSPYATVLGLPLTLFGLLAYTTVLILALAPLSINPVTEKSRRQKLETQTGFGLFLVTTAMVCFSSYLMYLLFFQLQAVCPYCIASALFCVSLFVLTLIGQTWEDVGQLWLSGLGVAMITGIVALGLYNSVNVANLPASGDDSQGQVGLAITTTSGPAEIALARHLTQIGVKEYGAYWCSHCYDQKQLFGKEAFAIINYVECDANGKNPQTQLCQEVGIKGFPTWEIKGEFYPGIQPLRKLAELSNYQGQQNFKF, encoded by the coding sequence ATGCGCGGACGTTCTACTCCTTGGATTCATCTTTGGTCACGCAGGATGATTGCGGTTATTGCAATCGTGGGTGTGATCGAAAATATTTATTTAACCGCAATTAAGCTGATGGGGGGGACGGCGGTTTGTCCCACTTCCGGTTGTGATGAAGCACTCAATAGTCCTTATGCAACGGTCTTGGGTTTACCCCTAACTTTATTTGGACTTTTAGCTTATACAACGGTTCTGATTCTAGCCCTCGCTCCTCTCAGCATCAACCCGGTCACTGAAAAATCCCGTCGCCAGAAGTTGGAAACTCAGACTGGGTTTGGGCTATTCCTCGTCACCACCGCAATGGTGTGTTTTAGCAGTTACTTAATGTATCTGCTGTTTTTTCAACTTCAAGCGGTTTGCCCTTACTGTATTGCTTCAGCCCTTTTCTGTGTCAGTTTATTTGTTCTGACCCTAATTGGCCAGACCTGGGAGGATGTAGGTCAGCTTTGGTTATCCGGTTTGGGGGTTGCCATGATTACAGGAATTGTAGCCCTGGGTTTATACAATAGTGTTAATGTTGCCAATCTCCCTGCGTCTGGCGATGACAGTCAAGGACAAGTCGGGTTAGCCATTACAACGACATCAGGGCCAGCAGAAATTGCCTTAGCTCGTCACTTAACTCAAATCGGCGTGAAGGAGTATGGTGCCTATTGGTGTTCCCACTGTTATGATCAAAAGCAACTGTTTGGCAAGGAAGCGTTTGCTATCATTAATTATGTGGAATGTGATGCTAACGGTAAAAATCCTCAAACCCAACTTTGCCAAGAAGTGGGGATTAAAGGGTTCCCAACGTGGGAAATTAAAGGGGAATTTTACCCCGGAATTCAACCCTTAAGAAAATTAGCTGAATTATCAAATTATCAGGGACAACAAAACTTTAAGTTTTGA
- a CDS encoding CHASE2 domain-containing protein, producing MLKRFKGSRRQVIPALKRWLSHEGRVLATSSSVAGVVLLIRFLGVLQPSEWALFDQYFRWRPLEPIDERIVIIGIDEQDLQKYGFPTSDGILAQLLEKVNAAKPRAIGLDIYRDLPIEPGQAELEKAFKTIPNLIGIELLETDRKDGVRPPEILKDKKEIGFNNLARDADGKVRRGLLYSDTEDGETHTSFALKLALIYLKYQGIKEESYSPDSNELKLKNTVFNRFKPNDGSYIRANDRGYQFLVNLRGPSGTFPSIPMRDILENRVSPDVIKNRIVIIGSKAASIKDFELTSYSDGVFKASAPIYGVELQAQLVSQIISSVLDGRTLIKVWPEPLEWLWIFGWSWVGATLSWKLQSPRRSVGLIMLMTIGITGATYLAFLGGWWIPVIPANLALVGSAGVIIAHFAHLQGQLKRSTEFLQSIINTIPDPIFVKNKDHEKLVLNQAYCKFVGYPLNVLMEKSDEELFPKYEAELFRQQDELAFHTTWEQENEEQLTDAHGITHYIATKRSLHRDAAGNLFLVGVIRDITERKLLEDNLKQIAAELKRSNAELRVSAEHDPLTGLPNRTLFNERLSQSLEWAESQNRLVALLFLDLNDFKDVNDNQGHHIGDLLLKTVANRLKGCLRGSDTVSRLGGDEFTVILPGIPSKSDAARVAQKILDTITQETVLEGHHLIITTSIGISFYPTDTQDLETLIKLADTAMYRAKSSGKNLYEFANL from the coding sequence ATGTTGAAGAGATTTAAGGGTTCTCGTCGTCAAGTTATCCCGGCTTTAAAACGGTGGTTATCTCATGAAGGTCGAGTCTTAGCAACTTCTTCTAGTGTGGCAGGAGTTGTGCTTCTAATTCGATTTTTAGGCGTATTACAACCCTCAGAATGGGCTTTGTTTGATCAATATTTTCGTTGGCGTCCCCTAGAACCTATTGATGAGCGAATTGTTATTATTGGCATTGATGAACAAGATTTACAAAAATATGGATTTCCCACTTCTGATGGCATTCTTGCTCAACTTTTAGAAAAAGTTAATGCAGCTAAACCCAGAGCTATTGGTTTAGATATTTATCGAGATTTACCCATCGAACCCGGACAAGCAGAATTAGAAAAAGCTTTTAAAACAATTCCTAATTTAATTGGGATTGAATTATTAGAAACTGACCGAAAAGATGGAGTTCGCCCTCCTGAAATTTTAAAAGATAAAAAAGAAATTGGGTTTAATAATTTAGCACGAGATGCTGATGGAAAAGTCCGAAGAGGTTTATTATATAGTGATACTGAAGATGGAGAAACTCACACCAGTTTTGCATTGAAGTTGGCTTTAATTTATCTCAAATATCAGGGCATTAAAGAAGAGTCTTATTCTCCAGACTCTAATGAGTTAAAACTAAAAAATACGGTATTTAATCGGTTTAAACCCAACGATGGCTCTTACATCAGAGCTAATGATAGAGGTTATCAATTTTTAGTCAACCTCCGAGGGCCATCGGGAACTTTTCCCAGTATTCCCATGCGAGATATTTTAGAAAATCGTGTCTCTCCTGATGTGATTAAAAATCGGATTGTAATTATTGGTTCTAAGGCGGCTAGTATTAAAGATTTTGAATTAACGTCTTATAGTGATGGGGTTTTTAAAGCCTCCGCACCCATTTATGGGGTAGAATTGCAAGCTCAATTAGTGAGTCAAATTATTAGTTCTGTTTTAGACGGTCGAACGTTAATTAAAGTCTGGCCTGAACCGTTAGAATGGCTGTGGATTTTCGGGTGGTCTTGGGTGGGTGCAACCTTAAGTTGGAAATTACAATCCCCTCGTCGTTCTGTGGGTTTAATTATGTTAATGACTATCGGAATAACGGGAGCTACTTACCTCGCTTTTCTAGGGGGTTGGTGGATTCCTGTGATTCCTGCTAATCTGGCTTTAGTGGGGTCTGCGGGGGTGATTATTGCCCATTTTGCTCATTTACAAGGACAGTTAAAACGCTCTACGGAATTTTTACAAAGTATTATTAATACCATTCCCGACCCCATTTTTGTTAAGAATAAAGATCATGAAAAATTGGTCTTGAATCAAGCCTATTGTAAATTTGTGGGTTATCCTTTAAATGTATTAATGGAGAAAAGTGATGAAGAACTTTTTCCTAAATATGAAGCAGAACTCTTCCGTCAACAAGATGAACTGGCATTTCATACCACTTGGGAGCAGGAAAATGAAGAACAATTAACCGATGCTCATGGTATTACTCATTATATTGCAACGAAGCGATCGCTACACCGAGATGCGGCGGGAAATTTATTTTTAGTGGGGGTGATTCGGGATATTACAGAACGCAAATTGTTAGAAGACAATTTAAAACAAATTGCCGCTGAACTGAAACGCTCAAATGCTGAATTGCGAGTTTCCGCCGAACATGACCCCCTCACAGGACTTCCCAACCGTACCTTATTTAATGAACGCTTAAGCCAATCCTTAGAATGGGCCGAAAGTCAAAATCGTTTAGTCGCCCTGTTATTTTTGGACTTAAACGACTTTAAGGATGTCAACGATAATCAAGGACATCATATTGGAGACTTACTGCTCAAAACCGTTGCGAACCGACTTAAGGGGTGTTTACGGGGAAGTGATACCGTCTCCCGCTTAGGAGGAGATGAGTTTACCGTTATTCTTCCCGGAATTCCCAGCAAGTCCGATGCGGCTAGAGTCGCCCAAAAAATCCTCGATACCATTACTCAAGAAACCGTCTTAGAAGGACATCATCTCATCATTACCACCAGTATAGGGATTAGTTTTTATCCAACGGATACTCAAGATCTCGAAACCCTGATTAAGTTAGCGGATACTGCCATGTATCGAGCCAAGAGCAGTGGAAAAAATTTGTATGAGTTTGCGAATCTCTAG
- the nadB gene encoding L-aspartate oxidase — translation MTVIETSLTSHLPLVFDVLVVGTGAAGLYTALCLPEHLQIGLVSKDALPLSASDWAQGGIAAAISSDDSPTLHLEDTLKAGAGLCEVEAVQFLVNHAPKCIHRLVELGVAFDRHQSQLALTLEAAHSRHRVLHAADTTGRAVITTLTERVLEQPNIKIISPAFALDLWMDTDGQRCQGISLIHNHQIYRVKAKAVILATGGGGQVFAHTTNPEVSTGDGVAMAWRAGALLRDLEFFQFHPTALTQPGAPRFLISEAVRGEGAHLIDNQGRRFVFDYDERGELAPRDVVSRAIFNHLQQLRQQPGNHGEQVWLDLRFIPPDKIRYRFPNIIQVCQKWGIDILNQPIPVTPAAHYWMGGIVTDTQGQTSIPGLYAVGETASTGVHGANRLASNSLLECLVFGAQLASIDALNLPTTKEKFDSTLEIKPVILSDCNWEEDYARIKTIRSRLPHVLWQSAGICRQSDHLEEGLTQVKAWSEEFLALPISQLLSRVHPSDSSHWELVGIEAHDLKQWGETRNLLSIGELILKSAAFRLESRGGHYRQDYPQSDPSWQVHTLIQENQIWKSPPVPD, via the coding sequence ATGACCGTTATTGAGACTTCCTTAACTTCCCACCTGCCCTTAGTGTTTGATGTGTTGGTTGTGGGTACAGGAGCGGCGGGATTATATACCGCCCTTTGTTTACCTGAACACTTGCAGATTGGCTTAGTCAGTAAAGATGCTCTCCCCCTATCAGCGAGTGATTGGGCGCAGGGAGGAATTGCTGCTGCGATTTCAAGCGATGACTCTCCCACTCTGCATTTAGAAGATACCTTAAAAGCTGGAGCCGGGTTATGTGAAGTAGAGGCTGTTCAATTTCTAGTCAATCATGCGCCAAAATGTATTCATCGGTTAGTAGAATTAGGGGTAGCCTTTGATCGGCATCAAAGCCAGTTAGCTCTCACCTTAGAAGCGGCCCATTCCCGTCATCGCGTTCTGCACGCCGCCGATACAACTGGACGGGCGGTGATTACAACCTTAACCGAACGAGTCTTAGAACAACCCAATATTAAAATTATTTCTCCCGCCTTCGCCTTAGATTTATGGATGGATACCGACGGCCAACGCTGTCAAGGCATCAGTTTGATTCACAATCATCAGATTTATCGGGTGAAAGCAAAGGCTGTAATCTTAGCCACGGGGGGAGGAGGCCAAGTTTTTGCTCACACCACAAACCCCGAAGTGAGTACCGGGGATGGGGTGGCTATGGCTTGGAGGGCTGGAGCATTACTGAGAGATTTAGAGTTTTTCCAATTCCACCCAACGGCCTTAACCCAACCGGGAGCACCGCGATTTTTAATTAGTGAAGCCGTCCGAGGAGAAGGCGCCCACTTAATTGATAACCAAGGTCGGCGGTTTGTCTTTGATTATGACGAGCGGGGAGAATTAGCGCCCAGAGATGTGGTCAGTCGGGCTATTTTTAACCATTTGCAACAGTTACGTCAACAACCGGGAAATCATGGAGAACAAGTTTGGTTAGATTTACGGTTTATTCCCCCAGACAAAATCCGCTATCGCTTTCCGAATATTATTCAAGTCTGCCAAAAGTGGGGTATTGATATTTTAAATCAACCTATTCCTGTAACCCCAGCAGCCCACTATTGGATGGGGGGTATTGTGACCGATACTCAAGGTCAAACTTCTATCCCTGGACTTTATGCTGTGGGTGAAACAGCCAGTACCGGAGTGCATGGTGCGAATCGTTTAGCCAGCAATTCTTTGCTAGAATGTTTAGTGTTTGGTGCTCAACTAGCATCTATTGACGCTCTTAACCTTCCGACAACGAAGGAAAAATTTGATTCAACTTTAGAAATCAAGCCAGTGATTTTGAGTGACTGCAACTGGGAAGAAGACTATGCTAGAATAAAGACAATTCGATCCCGCTTGCCCCATGTCCTATGGCAAAGTGCTGGGATTTGTCGCCAGTCTGATCACTTGGAGGAGGGTTTAACTCAGGTGAAAGCATGGTCTGAAGAATTTTTAGCTTTACCCATCAGCCAATTATTATCTCGTGTACATCCGAGTGATTCGAGTCATTGGGAATTAGTGGGCATTGAGGCACATGATTTAAAACAATGGGGAGAAACTCGTAACTTACTCAGCATTGGCGAGTTGATTTTGAAGAGTGCAGCGTTTCGCCTCGAAAGTCGCGGGGGTCATTATCGACAAGATTACCCACAGTCAGACCCAAGCTGGCAAGTTCATACTTTAATTCAAGAAAATCAAATTTGGAAATCACCGCCAGTTCCCGATTAA
- the psbU gene encoding photosystem II complex extrinsic protein PsbU produces MKRLSRLLAVLVLIVGCLGWTGHHSALAANLNVMQYGVTSGILATEMPRRNRVDDKMAKVRNKLDLNNSDLRDFRQYKGMFPKLGSLIILNAPYDSVEDVLKISGLTEQQKEILQQNLENFTVTPPESVFIEGDQRLNVGAYD; encoded by the coding sequence ATGAAACGATTGAGTCGCCTGTTGGCTGTGTTAGTTTTGATAGTCGGTTGTCTAGGATGGACTGGACATCACAGTGCTTTAGCTGCAAACTTAAACGTGATGCAGTATGGGGTTACTTCTGGGATCTTAGCAACGGAAATGCCTCGGAGAAATCGTGTTGATGACAAGATGGCTAAGGTTCGCAATAAATTGGACTTAAATAATAGCGATCTGCGAGATTTTCGTCAATACAAAGGAATGTTTCCCAAGTTAGGGTCACTGATTATTCTGAATGCACCCTATGATTCCGTTGAGGATGTATTGAAAATATCCGGTTTGACAGAACAACAAAAAGAAATTCTGCAACAGAATTTAGAGAACTTTACCGTGACTCCTCCTGAGTCTGTGTTTATCGAAGGTGACCAACGGTTAAATGTTGGGGCTTACGACTAA